From the genome of Scleropages formosus chromosome 22, fSclFor1.1, whole genome shotgun sequence:
CTGATGGCTCCGGATCGCAGCGGAAATGAATTCCATAATTTCAAGAATATTTTAACGCTTTTCTTAATTGTCAAAAAGAGACTTTTTCCTTCAGTCATCGCAGAAAGAGGGAAAGCAGGTGAGGCGAAAGACTGGGAGCTGCTGGGGGGGGTCACCCGAGGTCACTCTAGGTCATCGCCTTGCGCAAAGAGGGTCGGAGAGGCCCGTCCAGAAGCGTTAATGAGAACCAACCCGTTTGTTTCATCCcgcacagaaaaagcaaaagcaaaactgtaattaaataCAACTGACTGGTTTACAGgcatacatgtttttttaatgacgTTTCCCATAAAACACGGggcattcattaaaaatgacGTTTGTTTCAATTTACCGGACATTTCCAGCGGCGTCCGGGAGGAGATGGAATCGCAGCGGGGGTTCGAGTGGGCAGATAATGGTCGTTTCTACACTTTGTGGTCGTGCAGCCAGAACGGCAGCATCCGCACCCTGCAATTACACCGTACGGGAACCGGGACGGGGGGGGTCCCGCGGAACGGCACGGAAACAACCGGCGTACCAGGCTTACGGGGCCTGGTTACCGCATTAATGACACGGGGCACACGGTTCGAATGGCAGCGACGCCAATCTACGTCTGTCTGCTTTCCGTTCCGCTGTAAATACAGGGTTTACCGTGGTACACGGCTGAAATGCAGTCTAGATCGGGAACCTtatatttacagatttatttgaAGAGCCGCGCtcctactcgctgcgccactgaCCCCCCGCACACATTGTCCCCCTCCAGGCCGAGTTCTCGGAGATCAACCTCGTGGCTCACGCCAACGGTACCTGCAACGTGGACATGCAAGTCGTCCGTAACGGAACGAAGGTGGTCAGGTAGGAGCGGGGAGCGCGACCGCGTCACACAGCCACTTGCCGAAGACGTGTCCACTCTAATTGTCAAATGTGACGCGCCACATCGAGGAGATCACGAACACAGTCAGGATCTTATCCCTTCGTAGGGTGAACAGCAAATGGAGAAGCGTGGGGACGTACGGAACCATGGAGTCCACATTCAGTAACCTCTCACACACCCCTCACTACTGCGATGTGACGACAAACGCAGCACATCGCGTTTTCGCTTTAATCGCACCTTATTTGCCCCCCAACCCACTAGTCATCAACAGCTGCAGACGCTTTCCCGGGATTCCCGGGCTGCGATGGCAGGAAATTTGGCCGTTGGCtttactttgcaaaaaaaaaaaaaacgcagcgGCTGGAACGAGGAGGACGCGCTGCTAACGCACAAACGCGCAGATTCCTGTTATAATTGCTGTTATAAAGGGGtctaattaacattatttcttaatggaaaaaaaaatcgggTCTTGGATCAAATAAGATACCTGACATATTAGAGTAGTGTATTATAtgatattatacagtattatatattacattttttcatgttaatttatCTTTCCCTGCCTTTGCCAGTGCAATCTGAGCTGTTTTTATAACTTGGTTCACAGCTCTTTACGATATCAAGAAATAAAGTTTGCTAGATCACTGCCTCTGTCTTTCACTCTACTGTTAGAGCAGCTGCTATATAGTGTTACTCACTAATTTCACCAGCGGTACTAGATTACCTACATTGGCTCATGAGATTAAGGCTTTGTTTACGCTACTGATCGTTGTTTCCATGACAATTTAGAAGTTAATACATTAGATTTACCCAGAAAGTAACCAGGCGAATGTCAGTGcgggagtaaaaaaaaaaacgttctgTGCTGAGACACCCTGTGTGTCTGGCTGAGATTGCAGAATGACTGATCCGGGCGCCGACGCCGTTGCGCTGAATAAAATGCCCATTGCGGAAGTCAGATGATAACATAACGGGCAAAAATTGTTCTCCTACTGAACGGAAAACCTGTCGTTTGGGTTTATAGCTCCTTAAGTCAGCGGAACAGGTTTTTTGTTGTACGGGCTGAACATAAGGGGGCGAGTGCAGCACACAAATTCCACCGTGTTCTCACCGAACACACTTCATTTACGCTCTTCGTTTACTTATCGCTGTGTTTCAGGGTATAAAGCATGGTGTATTAGCACCGGTTACTATGGGAAATCCCAGAAGTCGAAACGAAGAGGCATTGACCTATTTTTCGAGCGGTTAAGGTCACCGCCTCGGCCCGAAACATCCGGGCTTAATTCTCCTCCCACGATGTTCTCGGCACAGCGGCTGCAGTAGCGAGTCGAGCGAACGGCTCGTGTGCTCGAGGGTCTCTGTGGGTCTCCGTGGGCCACCGAAGTGAAGGAACACATTTTGGCCCTTCAGCATATGACCAGGCCACATTTAtactccttttttttctgtccctcATCACTTGGAAAATTTCGATTAGATGATGTTCGataaggggggcacggtggtgcagcgggtttggccgggtcccactctctggcgggtctggggttcgagtcctgcttagggtgccttgcgatggactggtgtcccatcctgggtgtatcccctccccctccagccttgtgccctgtgtaggctccggttcgctgcaaccctgcttgggacaagcagttgtagacattgtgtgtgtgtgatgttcaaTAAGCGATGagttgtggtgaaatgaagcTTCTGACTCTTTCAGGTCATTCAAGCCCGACTTCGTTCTCGTCCGCCAGCACGCCTACAGCATGGCCCAGAACGAGGACTTCCGCAACATCATCATCGGCCTGCAGTACGCCGGAGTGCCCAGCATCAACTCGCTGGAGTCCATCTACAACCTGTGCGACAAGCCGTGGGCGGTGAGGGCTGCCGTCGGTAGCGCCGGCGCGTCAAAGCTGAGCTGGAGGGAACTCGACGCGCTGCGGACGGGGACGTTCGCGACATTTTTAGGACTGGAGAGCAAAACCCAAGCTATCGGCGTTGATCCCGTTGATCGCGGTTGAGCCGCAGTCGCTGCGAGAAGAGGCGGCGTCGTTCGCCCGGTCGGCCGAGGGCCGCTTCCTTGCTCGCGTCGAGTTCCCCCGCGCTGCCGTGCCTCCGCAGACGTTCGCCGTGAAATCGCTCTTCCGGACCGTCGACGTCCTGCGGGACCTCGTCGCTTCATCCGCGAGCGCAGTGGTCACCGCGTAATTATGGAACCGGAGAGCGGCTCGCACAGCTCGCACGGCTCCCACCTGAGCTCGAGGGCTCCCGGAACACCCCCCCGCTGGGGCAGATGTCCTCAAAGCTGCAGTCATGGTACCAGTGCAATCACTGCCATTATTATGAATTATAGAGGAGCCCTTGCACAGCTGAAATGGTACCAGCCTGtagtttgcatttgtttttgctttttttgaaaaaaagaattattaaaaaaaaaacacctgcagGTTCTCTTTGCAATGGAGTTCATAGTTTCTTTCCAGTTCACTTGTTCAGCCTGCCTTGAATTGGATCTCAGGATCTTGCTCCGTAAACACGGTACCGTCCATCGCAGGCAGTCATTTCCTCAGCCGGTTTTGCTCATGCTTTTCCTGCCGCCCTTTTACCTCATTTACTGTGGTTGAGTAGCCAAGCGTTCACGGAGTTGGGGGTGCAAACGGTTGGGGGCCCGGTTCCCAGAGCGAGATCTGCTCTTGTACCTTTAGCGAAGGttatttaacctgaattgttccacAGAAGGaggtgaaatggaaaaaaaaaaagggaaatgaaattttgtttggataaaaatatttgaaacccACAACAAGATTAATAGAAAAATGCGCAAAAGTAACAGCTTTAGCCGCATTAGAGATTTAACGAAAGAAAGGTCGGCGCTAATGTGTCGCCATAGCAACGGCCACTGACACATTTCGGGACGTTTGCCCGTTGCTCACATGTTGGAACAACTGCTGAGAATTAAGGGGTTTCTTTTTGTCGCTCTGTCGAAGCTCCGTGCCTGGGACTCTcttgctgtgtgtgcgtgtgtgcgcgcgcgcgtgtgtgtgtgtgtgtgtgtgtgttgcatccTATACAGTGAACTCTGGATCATTCTCTTTCACGAAATAAGACCGCATTGTCCGTCTTCGCAAAAAGGCAAAGAGCTTCAGAAAGAAGAGCGCGCCAGCATGTGCCGACGGTGCGTGAAAGTTTACGGCCCACGTAATAACTTGGACTCGGCGCTCACCGGCGTGGAAGCGCTGCTAAATTTGAGAGCGTAAGTACTACTTGAACAGATTATAGCTCAACAGATGAATGAGATGAGATCGGCACACTAATGGGGCTGTTTCATAAAGTTTTACTGTCGCTTTGAGCACCAATGAGCAGTCGGACAGGTAGCGCCGCCAAATAATCATTTCAGAACAACCAGAAAGCAATAAGAGTacaatgaaaatattgaaaattataACAGAAAGGGGGATGCtgtggcacggcaggtttggcctgtggccGCTATGTGGTGTGTtcgcggttcgagtcctgcatggggtaccttccaatggactggcatcctgtcctgggtgtgacccctcccccttcggccttgtaccctgtgtttcctTGGAGTGTCCttccacactccgaagacatgctgttcaggttcccccatagtgcgtgtgtgtgacagagagtgtgtgttccactggtgtatggatgagtgaccccgtgtaagtcttccgggtgctctggtttcctctcacagtccaaagacatgccgttcaggttcacccatcgtgtgtgagtgttccactgatgtatggatgagtgacccagtgtgagtagtgtatctagcagtgtaaatcactgcggtgaataaggtgtgtgggctgataacactacgtagagttcattggaagtcgatttggaaaaaagtgtctccagaataaataaatgcaaataaccaTGTCCTGAAATGATTTTTTCAGTCTCTCCATTACCATCAGTGAGAACAGAGCTGTTCCcatcaataaaaattacttcTCATCTGTCCGTATTGTCCTCTCTCCCCCAGTTCGCCCAGCTGATCAGCACCTACAAGAGGCTCGGCCCAGAGAAGTTCCCTCTGATCGAACAGACCTTCTACCCCAACTATAAGGACATGGTAAGACGGCGTTTGCTTCGTATTCACATCACTCCGCCCTGGCACAACCGCGTGGAGTTGCAGGCAATTTCCACCCACAGCTATGAGAGCGAAATAATGTATTTCCGTTCCAGTGCCGGAGCTCATATTGTACCGCTAATTTGCTTTCGGGGCACAGATCGGTTGCTGGCATTTCGTGAAGGTTCCTCATGGCCGTACGAACGCACGGCGCAGCTGCGGCTTCCCATTTGTCCGAAATGACACTCCGAGATGGATGCTCCCTTGTAAAAGGGCGCTATCAGTATTCAGCGTGAATCAGCAGTCAGCAGTGAGCGGGGAAACAGTCAggtttctgttttctctcttttcttatGCTAACGTGCGTCTCGGCAGAACGCTCAACTTCAGGCGGGAGGCTCCTGGCAGACGCCGCTCCAGTTTCCGCTCCTCCCTCGCACGCTTTAGACCACGGCCTATTTTACGCCGCGGGACTAATTCGGCGCGGAGCCGCCGTCTTCCGAACGAAGGCCCCTTTCCGGGACCTGCTCATAAACGCACGTATAAAACACGCGTGTGCTTCTGGTGTTCATTCCGTGTCAACGTGCTTTAGGGGCGCTCTAATTCTGACCGTTCATTCACGTGCCTCTCGGGGGCATGATACATACCGGCATATATCcgactttctctttttctttttcggCAATGTGTTCTGCtgcacgggggtgcggtggtgcagcgggtttggcccgtgtctgctctctggcgggtctggggtttgagtcccacttggggttccttgtgatggactggcgtcccgtcctgggtgtgtcccctccccctccatccttacaccctgtgtttgctgggttaggctccggtgcaccgcaaccccgcttgggacaagtggcttcagtgtgtgtgtgtgtgtgtgtcttctgctgCACATACCCAATGCAAATATTCAGACTAATTGGATTACCCAAAAAGAGAGGGGCATTTTATGCATTCCATATATTAGTGGACTCACGCTGCAAAGTGCTGAGGGCTGAGCCGATTGGTCTTCAAATAATCAATATTCCTCTATAccggtggtccctgatttacgatggagttacgttccccgaaacccatcataagtcgaaaatgtatttaatacacacctctgagtgacagactgggagatgcggatcgctgctgctgcccagcatcgcgagggAGTGTCGCACCTCGTGTCGCTTTCCccggaaaaaaaatcaaaattcaaagtagaGTTTCTACCGAAGGTCTGTTTCCAGCTCACCATcgaaaagtcagaaaaaaatcgcaagtcgacaCATTGTAAATCGGGGTCCACCTGTATATGAACATTTCAGACTTCGAGGCAGATAAGACGTTGCTTTATtttgaaggacccgggttcaaacctcacctcctgttgtagtccCCATAATCAAGGCatataccctgaattgatacagtaaaaatgacccggctgtataaaagaataaatgggTGTAAATAGTGTCATGCGTAAATCTGTGCCAGTCACCTCCGGTAAAGGTGTTGGATaaataagtacagtaaatgCAAACAAGTACATATGATGTGGTTGAGGTACtttcagggacagctggtagcgtagtagatccaagggttgcaggttcgatccccatctctggctgtagtacctttgagcaaagtacttaccctaaattactccagtaatatgacccagttgcataaatgttcatgcaccctaactttatgatcatccccagatcaCCCTTTACCCAGgtgctactcctgcattgtatgtttgtgcaccttataaaaatttttttttttttttttaaattttaggaAGGTTACCAggattgtatttttgctgagatgtatgtcgttttggaaaaaagcatctgttaaatgaataaatatgatgtatgcttccaaaaaaaaatgtaaggatAACTTCAGCTGCATGCTGTATATAATCAGGATGAAAGCagtacagggacagctggtagtgctgtgagctgctacctttggagccaaaggttgcatgtttgaatcccacatctgactgcagtacccttgagcaaggtacttaccctaaattgctccagtaaaaattacccagctgtataaatgggtaaataattgtaaccttactattgcaagtcactttggagaagagcatcagtatgtgaataaatgtaagttaaaaaaCACcacttatgtgtgtgtgtgtgctgcgggGAAGTGCCCAGCGGTTATAAACCCGACAGAAGATACCGACGCAGGATATTCGGAGAAAAACACTGCGCCCTTGACGAAacgtgcgtttttttttttccgcagcGTAGATGAGTCCAGGCAGGTCGGGAGAAGCAACGCCCGTTAAGGAACACGTGGCCCGTCCCTGACCGCCGTGGGGGAAACGAACAGGAACGAAACAGACAGACTGCGCCTCGAGGTTCTCTATTGGAAGATTttataaacaacatttttggtacaataaaatagaaaaacgCAAACTACGTATCGACAGCGAAAGAGACATAAATACCCATAGAAACATCCCGCGCAGGTACTACTCGTGCTCTTGTTATCGCAGTGTTATTGGCTTTTTTGGCACAGGGGGGGTTTTACAAAGCGCAGCAACGTAGGACACGCACAAGATgcaaataaagaataaacaacGTTGCGCTACATGTACTGCAAACGATACGATACGTTCTATTTTGCCTCCGTGAATGCTTTAGTTGTTAATAGTCATAGAAATATTTACAATCCTCGTGTGCGCTGgcgtgggggggcgggggggggggggggggtgtattcTTCGGTCTTTTGGTTCGGGGCCTTCGAAACGCCGGGAGGGACAGATGCGTGACGTGCAGTTTATTAACGGACAGACGATGGGTTTGCGCCCCTGAGGATTACTCGACTCATCGGTCTTTTTACACGAATGCAAAATTGCGTTCGTTAATTGACAGGTTTTCCTTTATAGTTACTGGGCGCGGTACAAAacgcggtttttttttttttttttttctttcttttaaatttatcttCAACTCGGGTGCCGTTTCTACGTTACCGCTAAACTGCACCCTTCTGCACGGGGGCCGCGAAGGGAGGGGATGCTGTCGATTGCGTCGCGAGACTATACGTGTGCGCTGCGGACCGTCGTGCGGAAAAGAAAGTGGGGACAGGCATGGcgcaaggcatgctgggagttTGCCGCTATGAGGAAGAAGGGACTCTGTCCTGACGGGTCTACGAGAAGCACGTCGCCTTCAGATGGACTTGCGACCGCGTGGCCTTTGGGTCGGCTCCCTTACATTCACCCAGCAGCGGGGCGCTGGGTCACGGCAACGCCCGGACGCAGCCGGCAGGAGGCGCCGCGCTGCAGAAGCTCCTCCCACCAGCCGGACCCGCCCCTCACGGGTCGGACATGTCCAGGAAGTCCTTGTCGGGGGGCGGGCCTCCGCGGTACCAGCTGCAGGAGCCGTCGGTGCGCTTGACGCACGCGAAGTGGCGCGCCTGTTCGCCGCTCAGGCTGTTGTCCAGGAGCCAGTCGGTCCACAGGCACTCGCCGTCCTCGGTGGTGGCGCACGGCACCGAGTTGCACGTGGCGATCTGAGGGCGGGCGGCAACGCTGCAGTGAgacgactcgaaccccaggccaaACCCTCCATCGCAAGCGCTCTCttatggtggcgcagcgggtcgcACCGGcgcctcgcagcacctgggctgtgcaaatggtcacgggttcgatccccgctcgttCCGTGCAGAGCGCACatgttctccccccccccccgcgttcctggtggtttcctcccgcactccatagatgtgtgtttcaggtgggcCTGTCACCCTCACCCATcccttgtgtgttactgtgctcCATCTAACGCCGTAAGTCACTGTTGACACGGGTAATTTACATATCCGGGAATATTCGGCATAGCCCGCGCCCGGGACTCACCCTGCAGTCGCAGCCCGATTGGTATCTGTAGTTGAGGTTCTTCTTCTGGGACATGGACAGGTTGTCCCAGGGCTCCACCAAGTCGCAGAGGCCGACGGAGACCTTGCCGTCGCTCAGCATGTTCCCTTGGAGACACGGGGGGCAAACGGACGGTCAGCGTGCCGGCGGCTCACCCAGAGCGGCAGCCTGGACGGAAACCTTGGGTCTCGACCGTACGATAAGACCGGAGGTGTGGCACGGTCACTGCACCGTCATTACCAGCACTACAAGCTGCAATTTTTAAAGCTAGATTGTTCTGCGGATGCCGTCCTGTTTTAAACACATCATTTCCACTCATGCATCAAATAACGGACTGTTGAATACAAGGCGGCAGTGTCCAGAGCCTGTTCCGGAAACACAGAGCATGAAACACGATAATGtttaatgtataattttgtAACATATCAAAACAATACTCCTTTAGAACTGATCACGTGCGGCAAATTCAATGGGTGGATCGGCCGTTTTATTCCTTGCCCATAGCGGTATGAATTTCGGCGGCACACCACAATATATAAAGTGGATGGCACGGCGGCGCAGCgagtctcacagcatctgggtggtgtaagagcacgtgggttcgacccccactaagtctgtgtggagtttgcatgttctctgcgggggggggggcttcctctgggtgctctggtttcctcccacactccaaggacatgttgttcaggtagactggtgtgtgagtgacaaagagagtgtgttccactgatgtatggatgagtgacccagtgtaagtagtgtatctagcagtgtaagtcttcgggtgctctggtttcctcccacactccaaagacatgctattcatgTTCCTttatagtgtgtaagtgacaaagagagtgtgttccactgatgtatggatgagtgactcagtgtaagtagtgtatctagcagtgtaagtcactgcggtgaataaggtgtgtggcttggtaaccctacatagagttcactggaagtcgctgtggagaaaagcgtcagctaaataaattaacgtAAAGTGCCGCATCTAGTTCAAAATGCTCCTTTGCATTTAATATCCGCACAAAAGGACGGACTTGCTGCGCTCCACGAGGCCCAGAGCCGCCTCCTCTCACCTGACAGCAGGTACTGCACCTTGTTGCTGGAGTCCAGCTTGACGCCGCAGAGCGAGGAGAAGACGGGCGTGTACATGTACTGGATGTCCTTCACCTTCTCGAAGCCTTTGAACATCTGCAGGAGCCCAAAGAGACGGCGCATCAAGAATGTGGAAATAACTCCGACTTCCCCGCTTCGCCATGCACCGCAGACGCTGACGGAATCCGCCCTGCGAGTTCCACCGCGGCGTCTGCGAGCGCAAAAAGCTACGAAAACGGGAAATAATAAAGATCAATAGTCGTGATATGAAGCGGAATGCAGACGGAATATGGTTTCTGTTTGCCGCACGACAGCAGGCCGTATGTGTAAAATTTCCACAATCTGATGCTGGACATGagccccccgcacccccaccccccccattccCCGTCCCCTGCGGGTGCATCTTCGCTGCAGAGGAGTTCGGTCGCTGATGGAGGCCCGCCACGGCAGCAGTAAGCTCCGGTCACGACCCAACACCCTCCTGTTACGGGAAGACAGAGAGGAGCAGAGGGAGAAGGGCGCAGcgctggggggcaggggggtggggtgagggtgTCGGTGCTCCGGGGCGCGGCGCCACTCCCCTTGATCAGCTTGATTTCGTATTGGATCATCTTCAGATATGGAGACGAGCTGTTGCTTGGAGACACGATCTTCTCCCCCGAGACCTTCGCCCGAATCACTGAGGAGCAGAAAACACCGATGAATCAGAGTGAGCAGTAACACcacctaccccccccccaccacccactcctccatgtaaaacaaacacacacacacacacacacacacacacacacacacacacacacacacaaacatctgcGGCGCAAATCCCTGTGCAGAGACTCCCTCCACGGCAGCTCAGCGGAAATTAAAACAGCAGCTCATCTGAGCCCCACAGGTCCGCTTTCGGGCCACTTAATCACCCAGCGactgatttttgatttttcattttttaatttttttccctgtaattAATTTGTGCCGTCGCACGCCGGAAGCTCCCTACAAGCGTGATGCTCCGTGTCCCTCTTTGTGGGAGCGAagctctttctccttctttcgCAGACAGAGTCTGGCAGCCAAGACACCGACTGTCCCTGTTCGATATGCAAAGCCACCGCCGGTCATGTGACCGCAGCCTGCTCTCTTTCTCCAACACCTAATCTTGCACGAGGTGCGAGAGGTGCGGAACGCCGGGAGCCACCGGACCGATGGCGCGGAGCGGCCCGAATCAACCCGCGCCGACACTCACCTGTTCGTTGCGACCAAAACGCAAACATGAACTGACCGCACGTTGCGACGAACTGAACAATCGGCTTGTTGCACCATCGTTTAAACGTGACTCGATTAGCGGGTGACGACTAGTCACTAGTTGACGAGCAGGCGAACGCCGAGCCGAGGGCCGTGCACGTGGACGTTCCGTAGACGGAATGTGCTGGCACGACCGACGCGCGTCTGCATGTCTGCCATTCCTCTCATTGTTCCGGGCAGGGCCAGGAATGTCCGTCGCGAGCCGTTACGCCGACTGCGCCCAGTGCGCACCGCGGTACGCGCCCAGCTGGCAGGGCGGCGCCTTCATCGCCAACTGACCTTCCAACCCGCGGGCTCTGCCTGCGTAGCTCTCCTCCAGGTTTGCACGTCTCCGTAACGGGTCTCTCTCCGCACGGGACAGAACCGTGTGTCGGCTGGAGATGGGATGGTGACCCGAACAGAACTTCATGGCTGAACTTCAGGGGGGTCTcaggtgggacagctggtagtgcggCGCTCAGAGCTACTGCTTtcggacccagaggttgcaggttcgagtttCTCCTtcagttgcagtacccttgagcaaggtgcttaccctaaattgctccagtaaaattacccagctgtataaatgggtaaataattgtaagaagcttaacactgtaacaaAGCAGCACCTTTCAAAGGACGGACTTTCCTCTCAAAGAGGCTACAGGGCTATTATGATATTAGCAGTTGAAAATACAGTATCAGTGAATGcagaggggcagcagggggtgcagtggtcagagctgctgcctttggactcaaaggacctgggtttgaatcccacctcctgctgaagtagtCTTGATTGAGATATGTGCCCTGatttgctacagtaaaaacagtgtctaaatgggtaaaccgGTGTAAGCAGCTTTTGAGcgaagtgtcaactaaatgcaTGTAAAGTAAATCCCAAGTGCGAGTCCACCCACTGCGGATGCGTTTCTGTCCACGTTCTGTGGAGGAGATGAGGCTCCACGTCCTCCCAGCTCCCCTGCAGCACTTCACACACACGTAGGACACCTGGCTGCATCTTCGCTCTCGTCCAGGTGGACCCACTATTTACACCGGTGCTGTAGGTAACCCCCCCACCCTTGACTTTTCCCCCTCATTCTTCTTCAGCTCTAGACCATCACTGTTGTGTGGTAGCCCTGGAGGTTCCAGCATGTCATCCAATGGGACTTGTTTCAAGCCTTTTCCATCTACCTGCAGGAAACACCTCCGATTTGCCCGATTTGACAAACCAAAGGTGCCATCACTTTGGTTTAAGTATTTCCCAAGAAGGATCAATGCAGGCAACTGAAATAGCGCGAGAAACGAGTTTGCAAACGCTGTGTGTAAACACACCGCTAATCGGCTCGTCGCTCAGGAtgc
Proteins encoded in this window:
- the LOC108929822 gene encoding metalloproteinase inhibitor 4, coding for MVGVPAPGRGVAPLLLLVLALGPERVAEGCSCHPAHPQEQFCSSEIVIRAKVSGEKIVSPSNSSSPYLKMIQYEIKLIKMFKGFEKVKDIQYMYTPVFSSLCGVKLDSSNKVQYLLSGNMLSDGKVSVGLCDLVEPWDNLSMSQKKNLNYRYQSGCDCRIATCNSVPCATTEDGECLWTDWLLDNSLSGEQARHFACVKRTDGSCSWYRGGPPPDKDFLDMSDP